The genomic window TGCTGATGGGCATCATCTTCTCCATCATACCTCACTACTTCAAAAAGCGACGCGGCGTTGCCAACGCCTTCATGATGGTTGGGCTGAGCTCCGGCCAGATGGCGGGCCCCCTCCTCATCAATTACCTCCAAGTGGAATACGGCTATTTGGGAGGCACGCTCGTGCTGTCCGCCATTGTGCTCAACTGCTGCGTGGGGGCGGCCGTGTTCCAGCCCGTGGAGTGGCACGTGAAAAAGGGCAATAGGAAacttagcaacaataacaataccaaagcCTTGCGAAGACCGAAGGCGGACGAGGTGGAAGCCCCGAGATTCTCGGCGCTCGCGCGCGTCTTCAACACGACTCTGAACAACCTGAAACTCCTGAAATCGTCTCGGATTCTCATCATCGCTCTCAGTTCAGCGCTCAACATGATCAGCTACCTGAACTTCCTCATGATGGTCCCCTTCGTGTTGCAGACTATCGGATACTCCATGCAGGAGACAACCTGGTGCGTCTCTGTGTCCGGGCTGTGCAACATGGTGTCCCGGCTGGTGGTCTCGGCGCTCACGGACTGCCCCAGATTCAGCATGCGAGGATGCTACATGGCGGGCACCACCGTGGTCCTGGCGGCCATGATAGGTGGGGGATGCAGCTTTTAAGATGTAAAACATATCTTGTCTTTGATGTATGTTGCTAGTAAGATTGGGAAATTAGGGATTCTTATTCGTGCGAGGGTCATGTAATGCACGAAGGCCGGAGATGAGTTAAGAAATCTGTATTTTAAGCTGTTCATAGAACAGGCCCATCATTCCTGACCCAGAGAAGaaagccatgataataataataaaaacaaacaagcaagcacactttgacattgatatttttattattaatatttcttttgttgtttttattggctGTGGCTTTATTGtagtataaacataataattactcCAGACGTTTTTCCTCTAGCCTTTAGCCAGCTTAGTGACCTGAAGTGGCTCACGGTCGTCATGGGCGCGTGGGGCTGCGGCGTGGGCGCCTTCATGAGCATCTACAGCCTGATCATGGTGGAGTACGTAGGCCTGGATCGGCTGGTGCCCACGCTGGGGGTCAGCGGCCTCTTCAACAGCTTCGGGTTTTTGGTCTCCGGGACGCTCACGGGTAAGTGGGGCGGCGGGGCGGGTGGGCGGCGGGGGCGGGTGGGCGTCGCCTCAGGCAGTCTGGGGCAGAGGCGACTCTGTGTGTTATGCACTTTAAATTCCACGCTGCCCCAGGAATGAAGAATATTTATATCAGTTGTTAGATATTACATGCAGTCACTctgaataatgaatgataaaaaagtgaaatgctctctctctctctctttctcttcctatttctttttctctctgtttctctctctctctctctctctctctctctctctctctctctctctctctctctctctctctctctccacacacacacacacacacacacacacacacacacacacacacacacacacacacatatttatatatatatgtatgtgtgtgtgcgtgtgtgtgtgtgtatttttgtttacatctcttGCAACAGTGCCGTCATTCCCTTGCAGGCTACATGCGAGACTTGAGCGGCAGTTACGCCGTCAGCATCTGGATCCTGGCGAGCAGCTCGGGGCTCTCGGTCGCCCTCTGGACGCTGATGCCCCTCGCCGTCAAGTACGaccggcggagggaaggaggaggaggaggaggaggaggaggaggaggaggaggaggaggaggaggaggaggaggaggaggaggaggaggagggggcgagggaggagagaacggCGTGGAAAAGTGTCCTTCCTGAGGGagcgagagtaaagagagaaggaacgaagggaaggagagatggaagactgattaagagaagaaagag from Penaeus chinensis breed Huanghai No. 1 chromosome 24, ASM1920278v2, whole genome shotgun sequence includes these protein-coding regions:
- the LOC125038071 gene encoding monocarboxylate transporter 13-like, with protein sequence MGPKIVDLESTDTPDVCNGLHGQELDKIRTERNDGVWRDPNNKELFQNAEDRTAPCQSTRTGQCSVAAPECHVIDDINRIRYNMCASCAGRLTLYSCNADAAEDEKRGYGRRNEVAVGPKEGEEEEEDEAPDGGWGWVVTFGCFIIAFLVDLLGPCFGIIFSKLLLNLRTSSTSVAWLFNLRAFIFNMSTLLLGPLMAELGLRVVAFLAGVMCALGLGISAFATSTLLLLTYSILTGIGGGLLMGIIFSIIPHYFKKRRGVANAFMMVGLSSGQMAGPLLINYLQVEYGYLGGTLVLSAIVLNCCVGAAVFQPVEWHVKKGNRKLSNNNNTKALRRPKADEVEAPRFSALARVFNTTLNNLKLLKSSRILIIALSSALNMISYLNFLMMVPFVLQTIGYSMQETTWCVSVSGLCNMVSRLVVSALTDCPRFSMRGCYMAGTTVVLAAMIAFSQLSDLKWLTVVMGAWGCGVGAFMSIYSLIMVEYVGLDRLVPTLGVSGLFNSFGFLVSGTLTGYMRDLSGSYAVSIWILASSSGLSVALWTLMPLAVNFIGRPKLDTQIYLKPLADQ